A genomic region of Tamandua tetradactyla isolate mTamTet1 chromosome 2, mTamTet1.pri, whole genome shotgun sequence contains the following coding sequences:
- the LOC143659904 gene encoding olfactory receptor 1N2-like: protein MDRSNHSRISEFLLLGLSERPEQQTLIFGLFLSMYLVTIMGNLFIILAIGLDPHLHNPMYFFLANLSFADACFSSTTVPKMLVNIHTHSQTIAYGGCLAQMHFFMTFGALDDFLLGVMAYDRYIAICRPLHYATLMSPLVCGLFLAACWLLTNLAALLHTLLTARLSFCAGNTLHHFFCDVLPLLQLSCSDTQTNQAALLTVGSMILTAPLSLIILSYACIISTILRIPSSSGMQKAFSTCGSHLTVVFLFYGTAIGVYLCPPSSQSGGKDRIAAVFYTVVTPMLNPFIYSFRNKDMKTALNRFLGLNTVSPHGL, encoded by the coding sequence ATGGACAGAAGCAACCATTCCCGTATCTCTGAATTCCTCCTCTTAGGTCTTTCTGAGAGGCCAGAGCAGCAGACTCTCATATTTGGCCTCTTCCTGAGCATGTACCTGGTCACCATCATGGGGAATCTGTTCATCATCCTGGCCATTGGATTGGACCCtcacctccacaaccccatgtACTTCTTCTTGGCCAACCTCTCTTTTGCTGATGCCTGCTTTTCTTCCACCACGGTCCCTaagatgctggtgaacatccATACCCATAGTCAGACCATAGCATATGGCGGGTGTTTGGCCCAGATGCATTTTTTCATGACATTTGGGGCTCTGGATGactttctcttgggggtgatggCTTATGACCGCTACATAGCCATCTGCAGGCCTCTTCACTATGCCACACTCATGAGTCCCCTTGTGTGTGGGCTCTTTCTCGCAGCATGCTGGCTTCTCACCAACCTTGCTGCCCTCTTACACACCCTGCTCACGGCTAGGCTTTCCTTCTGTGCAGGCAACACCCTTCATCACTTCTTCTGTGATGTGCTCCCTCTGCTGCAGCTATCTTGCTCAGATACTCAGACCAATCAGGCAGCTCTGCTCACAGTAGGCTCCATGATTCTTACTGCTCCCCTCTCACTGATCATCCTGTCATATGCCTGCATTATCTCCACCATACTCAGAATCCCATCTTCCTCAGGCATGCaaaaagccttctccacctgtgggTCCCATCTCACAGTTGTCTTCCTGTTCTATGGTACAGCAATTGGCGTCTACTTGTGCCCCCCTTCGTCACAATCTGGGGGAAAAGATAGAATTGCAGCTGTGTTTTATACCGTGGTGACCCCCATGTTGAATCCCTTCATCTACAGCTTCAGGAACAAGGATATGAAAACAGCACTGAATAGATTTCTTGGCTTGAACACAGTTTCCCCTCATGGTCTCTAA